The following proteins come from a genomic window of Enterobacter chengduensis:
- the nth gene encoding endonuclease III, producing MNKEKRIAILTRLRDENPHPTTELNFTSPFELLIAVLLSAQATDVSVNKATALLYPVANTPKAMLELGVEGVKSYIKTIGLFNSKAENVIKTCRILLEQHGGEVPEDRAALEALPGVGRKTANVVLNTAFGWPTIAVDTHIFRVSNRTNFAPGKNVEQVEEKLLKVVPAGFKVDCHHWLILHGRYTCIARKPRCGSCIIEDLCEYKEKVYS from the coding sequence ATGAATAAAGAAAAGCGCATTGCGATCCTGACCCGTCTGCGGGACGAGAACCCGCACCCGACGACGGAGCTGAATTTTACCTCCCCGTTTGAGCTGCTGATCGCCGTGCTGCTTTCTGCACAGGCTACCGACGTGAGCGTCAATAAAGCCACCGCCCTGCTCTATCCGGTCGCCAATACGCCGAAGGCCATGCTGGAGCTGGGCGTGGAAGGCGTGAAGTCGTATATCAAAACCATTGGCCTGTTTAACAGCAAAGCCGAGAACGTCATTAAGACCTGCCGGATCCTGCTGGAACAGCACGGCGGTGAAGTACCGGAAGATCGCGCTGCGCTGGAGGCCTTACCGGGCGTAGGGCGTAAGACCGCGAACGTGGTGCTCAATACCGCGTTTGGCTGGCCCACCATTGCCGTGGATACGCATATATTTCGCGTGTCTAACCGGACCAACTTCGCGCCGGGGAAAAATGTCGAGCAGGTCGAAGAGAAGCTGCTCAAAGTGGTTCCGGCTGGATTTAAGGTTGATTGTCATCACTGGCTGATTCTGCATGGCCGTTATACCTGTATTGCCCGTAAGCCTCGCTGCGGCTCCTGCATTATTGAAGATCTTTGCGAATACAAAGAAAAAGTCTATTCCTGA